One genomic window of Arthrobacter caoxuetaonis includes the following:
- a CDS encoding TetR/AcrR family transcriptional regulator codes for MPKVVDRDQRRLELARAAWRVIRRDGIERASVREVAREAGLSTGSLRHYFGTQSELLIFAMRNVMEQVERRAAAVQRPNDPLAAAKLVLAELLPLDDERRAENEVWVAFMARAMVDPPLGSLRDEAYDRLREACARWVSALLPGGSEAQLQLESERLFALIDGLALHAAMRPASATAARLSAVMFHHLEQIAGRRH; via the coding sequence ATGCCCAAGGTGGTCGATCGGGATCAACGTCGTCTGGAGCTGGCCCGAGCGGCTTGGCGGGTCATCCGGCGCGACGGCATCGAGCGCGCCTCAGTCCGGGAAGTGGCGCGGGAGGCAGGCCTCTCCACCGGATCTCTTCGGCACTACTTCGGCACTCAGTCGGAGCTGCTGATCTTTGCCATGCGCAATGTGATGGAGCAGGTTGAACGCAGGGCTGCAGCTGTCCAGCGCCCGAACGATCCGCTGGCGGCGGCAAAGCTGGTGCTCGCGGAGCTCTTGCCCCTCGATGACGAACGACGGGCAGAAAATGAGGTCTGGGTGGCCTTTATGGCCCGCGCGATGGTGGACCCTCCGCTTGGGTCACTGCGCGACGAGGCCTACGACCGTCTCCGAGAAGCGTGTGCCCGGTGGGTCTCAGCACTTCTTCCCGGCGGCAGCGAGGCTCAGCTGCAGCTCGAATCAGAACGTTTGTTTGCCCTCATCGATGGGCTGGCACTCCATGCGGCCATGCGTCCGGCCAGTGCCACTGCCGCCCGCCTGTCCGCAGTGATGTTCCATCACCTGGAGCAGATCGCAGGCCGCCGGCACTGA